Within Vicia villosa cultivar HV-30 ecotype Madison, WI linkage group LG1, Vvil1.0, whole genome shotgun sequence, the genomic segment AAATACCATTAACACACGCAAGAGAACTAATAGGTAAAATAGCAACGTCCTCCTCCTATGAGTCTAACCATGTCAATTTCATAGCGCCATAAATGGTTAGAGATTCTTGTACGCATTCTCCAAAATCAGATCAAATGTATACTATTACATATCTCATATACTTCTTATaaagatttttgttattttaatctAAGCACAAAATCATTAAATCATTCTCAAAGCACAAGATATTCTCCATAAGTGAAAGTAATTTACAAAGAGCACAATCAAGATGAGAAAAGCAGTGGATGAAGTTGAAGTTGTGAATGAGTTAGAGATTGATGTTTCATTTGTTCGTATATTGTGGGTTGATAATTCAGGACAACATAGATGTCGTGTAAGATTTCactttactatttttattaattcatttacatattttttaatatcaaattatATTTCAGGCAATTCCTAGAAAACGTTTCTATGATGTTGTTACAAAGAATGGTGTTGGTTTAGCATTTGTGAGTATGGCAATGACATCTTTTTTGGATGGACCTGCTCATGGTTCTGGTTTGGGTTCAGTTGGTGAAGCAAGATTAACACCTGATTTGTCTACTTTAAGGACAATTCCTTGGTACACAAGTTTTTCTCACTTAAAAGTATACATAAACACTTTCATTACATATTTCATGTTTTTCATTACTtttggtctttttctgtttctttattATAGGAGCAAGCAAGATGAAATGGTTTTAGGTGATCTGAATGTTCAACCTGGCCTAGCATGGGAGTATTGTCCAAGAGAAGCTTTAAGAAGAGCTTCCAAAATTTTGAAAGATGAATTTGATTTGGTATGTTGCAGACTTTGTGTTATTTGTTGACACAAAAGTTGTCCTACTTTTGGTCGTCTTTATGCATGCAAGGCGGACTAAAACACATGGTCTAAAATTTGTCACGGTTAAAACGTTGTTAAAAAAGGtcttataaaatatttgtcacaTATAAACCATAATAAAATAGGATCCCAAATTATTTTTGCCACAGTTAAATCGTAGTTAACCTCCGGAGAGTCTTTAAAAATCTAATACACCTCTCTTTCGGTTGTTACTATATCAAAAGTCACAACTACTAACTTATAGAATGCTTCTCTAGGTAATGAATGCAGGGTTTGAGAATGAGTTTTTTCTGTTGAAGAGCATAATAAGGTATGACATAGAATAGAATCTTATGATTTGATCAATGCGATTTACCATAACCATTTGTTATAAACATGaagaaaaaatatgaacaaacaaTTCAGGGAGGAAAAAGAAGAATGGATACAATTTGACTCAACTCCTTACTGCTCATCGTCCGCATTTGATGCTGCTTGCCCAATTCTTCGTGAAATTACTTCTGCTTTACATTCCATGGGAATTCCAGTAGAACAGGTAAATGTTAAGGAGTCTTTAGCTCGATAAATCGAAATGAAAGAAATAAGAATGACTTCGGTTCATATTTTCTTGGAATTTTGCAGTTACATGCAGAAGCTGGAAAAGGTCAATTTGAATTGGTTTTGGGACATACCATTTGTGCGAAAGCTGCAGACGACTTAGTTTATACCCGCGAAACCGTTAGATCTATTGCTAGAAAACATGGTTTGCTTGCAACTTTTATTCCAAAGTAAGTGTCAATGTTCGTCTTGTAAGTATGAAATATTGTATATATGGTACTTCAGTATCTCCTAACATTAGAAATTTTTCATATATTGAAGATTCTCATTAGATGATTTGGGTTCTGGATGCCATGTTCATCTAAGTTTGTGGCAGAATGGCCAAAA encodes:
- the LOC131644648 gene encoding uncharacterized protein LOC131644648 isoform X1 → MRKAVDEVEVVNELEIDVSFVRILWVDNSGQHRCRAIPRKRFYDVVTKNGVGLAFVSMAMTSFLDGPAHGSGLGSVGEARLTPDLSTLRTIPWSKQDEMVLGDLNVQPGLAWEYCPREALRRASKILKDEFDLVMNAGFENEFFLLKSIIRKNMNKQFREEKEEWIQFDSTPYCSSSAFDAACPILREITSALHSMGIPVEQLHAEAGKGQFELVLGHTICAKAADDLVYTRETVRSIARKHGLLATFIPKFSLDDLGSGCHVHLSLWQNGQNVFMASDESSKYGISTLGKEFMAGVLHHLPSILPFVAPLPISYDRLQPNTWSGAYLFWGNENREAPLRASSPPGTPGGFASNFEFKSFDGSANPYLGLTSIIAAGIDGLRRHLSLPEPVDTDLDPKNLQRLPKSLSESLEALHKAEFLDEFIGDKLLIAIKAIRKAGIDHYLENKEAFKQLIHRF
- the LOC131644648 gene encoding uncharacterized protein LOC131644648 isoform X2 is translated as MRKAVDEVEVVNELEIDVSFVRILWVDNSGQHRCRAIPRKRFYDVVTKNGVGLAFVSMAMTSFLDGPAHGSGLGSVGEARLTPDLSTLRTIPWSKQDEMVLGDLNVQPGLAWEYCPREALRRASKILKDEFDLVMNAGFENEFFLLKSIIREEKEEWIQFDSTPYCSSSAFDAACPILREITSALHSMGIPVEQLHAEAGKGQFELVLGHTICAKAADDLVYTRETVRSIARKHGLLATFIPKFSLDDLGSGCHVHLSLWQNGQNVFMASDESSKYGISTLGKEFMAGVLHHLPSILPFVAPLPISYDRLQPNTWSGAYLFWGNENREAPLRASSPPGTPGGFASNFEFKSFDGSANPYLGLTSIIAAGIDGLRRHLSLPEPVDTDLDPKNLQRLPKSLSESLEALHKAEFLDEFIGDKLLIAIKAIRKAGIDHYLENKEAFKQLIHRF